One Pseudorasbora parva isolate DD20220531a chromosome 8, ASM2467924v1, whole genome shotgun sequence DNA window includes the following coding sequences:
- the crybb1l3 gene encoding crystallin, beta B1, like 3, translating into MGPWSATLFADGGRHQTSSRSLEQSNEQSQQASTMSHTAVQGSMGSRSAPGMSSHRIYLFEYENFQGRMMELSGECRNICDKGLNRVGSIRVECGPWVGFEQQNMTGEMFMLERGEYPRWDTWSNSYRCDRLMSVRPVRMDPQDHNICLYECMNFDGRKIEVSDEDIPSLWCYSFQDRVASIQVNGGTWVGYQYPGYRGYQYLFEFGSYKHWNEWGANHPQIQSVRRVRDMQTHHRGCFEMA; encoded by the exons ATGGGGCCATGGAGTGCCACGCTTTTTGCTGATGGAGGTAGACATCAGACATCCAGCCGTAGCCTGGAACAAAGCAATGAGCAGAGTCAGCAGG CTTCAACCATGTCACACACTGCTGTACAAGGAAGTATGGGGAGTCGCTCTGCCCCGGGAATGAGCTCCCACAGG ATATATCTGTTTGAGTACGAGAACTTCCAAGGGCGCATGATGGAGCTGAGTGGAGAGTGCCGTAACATTTGTGACAAGGGACTAAACCGTGTGGGCTCCATCAGAGTGGAGTGTGGGCC atgggtaggttttgagCAACAGAATATGACCGGTGAGATGTTTATGCTGGAGAGGGGAGAATACCCTCGATGGGACACTTGGTCCAACAGCTACCGATGTGATCGCCTCATGTCTGTCCGGCCTGTCAGAATG GACCCACAGGACCATAATATCTGTCTTTATGAGTGCATGAACTTTGATGGCCGTAAGATAGAGGTTTCTGATGAGGACATCCCAAGTTTGTGGTGTTACAGCTTCCAGGACAGAGTCGCCAGCATTCAAGTAAATGGTGGAAC GTGGGTTGGATATCAGTACCCTGGCTACCGTGGCTATCAGTACCTGTTTGAATTTGGGTCCTATAAACACTGGAACGAATGGGGTGCCAATCATCCCCAGATCCAATCTGTGCGCAGAGTGAGGGACATGCAGACGCATCACAGAGGCTGCTTCGAGATGGCATAA
- the cryba1a gene encoding crystallin, beta A1a — protein MALTNPMPLGPWKLTVYDQENFQGKRMEFTSACQNIMECGTDTVRSLKVECGAWVGYEHSSFCGQQFILERGDYPRWESWSGSNAYHIERLMSFRPICSANHKESKINIFERENFIGHHGEITDDYPSLQAMGWSSNEVGSMQVQSGAWVCYQYPGYRGFQYIMECDHHGGEYKHYRVWGSHAQSFQVQSLRRVQQ, from the exons ATGGCTCTGACTAATCCCATGCCATTGGGGCCATGGAAG CTCACAGTCTATGACCAAGAGAACTTCCAAGGCAAGCGCATGGAGTTCACCTCAGCCTGTCAAAACATAATGGAATGCGGCACAGACACTGTCCGCTCTTTGAAAGTGGAGTGTGGCGC CTGGGTGGGCTACGAACACTCCAGCTTCTGTGGGCAGCAGTTCATCTTGGAGAGAGGCGACTACCCTCGCTGGGAGTCTTGGAGCGGCAGCAATGCCTACCACATCGAGAGGCTAATGTCCTTCCGGCCAATCTGCTCTGCT AACCACAAGGAGTCAAAGATTAACATCTTTGAGCGGGAGAACTTTATCGGACATCATGGGGAGATAACTGATGACTACCCCTCTCTCCAGGCCATGGGCTGGTCCTCCAATGAGGTCGGATCAATGCAGGTGCAAAGTGGGGC CTGGGTTTGTTACCAGTACCCCGGCTACCGTGGTTTCCAGTACATCATGGAGTGTGACCACCATGGGGGCGAGTACAaacactacagggtgtggggctcccaCGCTCAGAGCTTTCAGGTGCAGTCCCTCCGCCGGGTTCAGCAGTGA
- the dhrs13a.3 gene encoding dehydrogenase/reductase SDR family member 13a.3, which produces MSVLLSVLAGVLAVYILIYYSVFKGARFKSSVTLKGKTAIVTGSNTGIGKSTALDLAKRGARVILACRNQQKAEAAVYDIRKESGNSEVLYMHLDLASLKSVRDFAENFLKNEPRLDLLINNAGLIASGRTEDGFGMAFGVNYLGHFLLTLLLLDRLKQVEHSRIVNVSALLHRLGSIDFNLLNTNKDLVTDHSSWHAFRAYCHSKLCNVLFTRELANRLEGTSVTCYCLHPGVIATEIGRNMNMAHKLIFPIMSKLFFLDPEGGAQTTLYCALQEGLEPLSGRYFSSCALQNVSADGRDDALARKLWEVSERLCGLA; this is translated from the exons ATGTCTGTCCTGTTGTCAGTGCTGGCAGGTGTGCTGGCTGTATATATACTGATTTATTACAGCGTGTTTAAAGGAGCCAGGTTTAAGAGCAGCGTCACGTTAAAGGGGAAAACAGCAATTGTTACAG GCAGTAATACAGGCATCGGCAAATCCACAGCCTTGGATCTGGCCAAGAGAGGGGCCCGAGTGATCCTCGCCTGCAGAAACCAACAGAAAGCTGAAGCTGCAGTTTATGACATAAGAAAG GAAAGTGGGAACTCTGAGGTACTGTACATGCATCTGGACCTTGCTAGTTTAAAGTCCGTGCGCGATTTTGCTGAGAATTTCCTGAAAAATGAACCGAGGCTCGACTTGCTCATCAACAATGCAG GTCTTATCGCTTCAGGCAGAACTGAGGATGGTTTTGGCATGGCGTTTGGCGTCAACTATCTGGGTCACTTTTTGCTGACGCTGTTGCTGTTGGATCGTCTAAAGCAGGTGGAGCACAGCCGCATCGTCAACGTGTCTGCCCTGCTGCATCGGCTGGGTTCTATAGACTTCAACCTCCTCAACACGAACAAGGATCTGGTCACAGATCATTCGTCCTGGCACGCGTTCAGAGCCTACTGCCACAGCAAACTCTGCAATGTGCTCTTTACTCGTGAGCTCGCAAACCGCTTAGAAGGGACGAGTGTCACCTGCTATTGCCTGCATCCAG GTGTCATAGCCACTGAGATTGGTCGGAATATGAATATGGCGCACAAGCTGATTTTCCCGATCATGTCCAAGCTGTTTTTCCTGGATCCGGAGGGAGGTGCACAGACCACGCTTTACTGTGCTTTGCAGGAGGGACTTGAGCCTCTGAGTGGACGGTACTTCTCCTCCTGCGCTCTGCAGAATGTTAGTGCTGACGGACGTGATGATGCCCTGGCCAGGAAGCTTTGGGAAGTGAGCGAGAGGCTGTGTGGCCTAGCCTAA